From the genome of Spinacia oleracea cultivar Varoflay chromosome 2, BTI_SOV_V1, whole genome shotgun sequence, one region includes:
- the LOC110796156 gene encoding 2,3-bisphosphoglycerate-dependent phosphoglycerate mutase 1: MASLVFRQTVGSFQSVGPSCSSGCHHDSRNASLKLLPKVNKLSLGYSTTNSFSSLQKRSGVIQASTSQTFVVDAVSSPSDNFTTDKPKKPNEAALILIRHGESMWNEKNLFTGCVDVPLTKKGVEEAVEAGKRISNIPVDKIYTSTLIRAQMTAMLAMTQHRRRKVPIIMHNESEQAKLWSEVYSEETKKQSIPVTTAWQLNERMYGELQGLNKQETADKYGKEQVHEWRRSYDIPPPNGESLEMCAERAVAYFKENIEPQLQSGKNIMIAAHGNSLRSIIMYLDALTSQEVISLELSTGIPLLYIFKEGKFMRRGSPVGPTEAGVYAYTKRLANYRQKLDEMLK, from the exons ATGGCTTCTTTGGTGTTTCGACAAACTGTTGGCAGCTTCCAATCTGTTGGTCCTAGCTGTAGTTCTGGCTGCCATCATGATTCCCGCAATGCATCATTGAAGTTACTACCAAAGGTTAACAAGTTAAGTCTTGGATATTCGACAACCAACAGTTTCAGTTCCCTACAGAAGCGTTCTGGTGTAATTCAGGCTTCAACATCTCAAACCTTTGTTGTGGATGCAGTTTCATCACCATCTGATAACTTCACCACTGACAAACCCAAGAAACCAA ATGAAGCAGCTCTTATCTTGATTAGACACGGTGAATCTATGTGGAATGAGAAAAATCTTTTCACTGGCTGTGTTGATGTGCCATTAACAAAGAAGGGTGTTGAGGAGGCAGTTGAGGCTGGCAAGAGGATCAGCAATATACCCGTTGACAAGATTTATACATCTACACTGATTCGTGCTCAGATGACCGCCATGCTTGCCATGACACAGCATCGACGCAGGAAG GTGCCCATCATCATGCATAATGAGAGTGAACAAGCTAAATTGTGGAGTGAGGTTTATAGCGAGGAGACCAAAAAGCAGTCAATTCCAGTTACAACAGCATGGCAATTGAATGAAAGAAT GTACGGGGAACTTCAAGGACTCAATAAGCAAGAAACCGCCGATAAATATGGAAAAGAGCAAGTTCATGAATGGCGTCGTAGTTATGACATACCTCCACCAAATGGGGAGAGTTTGGAAATGTGTGCTGAAAGAGCAGTCGCTTATTTCAAAGAAAAT ATAGAACCTCAACTACAATCTGGTAAAAATATAATGATTGCTGCCCATGGAAACTCACTAAGATCTATTATCATGTACCTTGATGCGCTAACATCTCAAGAG GTTATCAGCCTTGAACTATCTACTGGGATTCCCCTGctttacattttcaaagaaggAAAGTTCATGAGAAGAGGAAGCCCCGTAGGACCCACAGAGGCAGGCGTCTATGCATACACAAAG AGGTTAGCAAATTACAGGCAGAAATTGGATGAAATGCTGAAATAA
- the LOC110796155 gene encoding major pollen allergen Lol p 11, with the protein MAKIIGVLVLLCVLPALAMAAGRPEKKPYCVRGRVYCDPCRAGFETAASTYLEDVKVKLECRHRRTQGILYSADAKTDATGSYEIFVANDQKDNICDTMLVSSPHPRCKLADPGRDRSRVVLTSNNGVVSNERYANNLGFTVEEPMSFCAQLMQQYQLTEDEV; encoded by the exons ATGGCGAAGATAATTGGAGTATTGGTGCTACTATGTGTACTTCCAGCCTTAGCAATGGCCGCTGGTAGGCCAGAGAAGAAGCCTTACTGTGTTCGTGGTCGCGTGTACTGTGACCCTTGCCGTGCTGGTTTTGAGACCGCCGCTTCTACTTATCTAGAag ATGTGAAGGTGAAGTTGGAATGCCGCCACAGACGCACACAGGGTATCCTCTACTCAGCCGACGCCAAAACCGATGCAACCGGATCCTACGAGATTTTTGTTGCAAACGACCAAAAGGACAACATTTGCGACACCATGTTAGTGAGCAGCCCTCACCCAAGGTGCAAATTGGCTGACCCAGGACGTGACCGTTCCCGTGTTGTCCTCACCAGCAACAACGGTGTGGTTTCCAACGAACGATATGCCAACAACTTAGGGTTCACCGTTGAGGAGCCAATGAGTTTCTGTGCTCAGCTTATGCAGCAATATCAGCTCACTGAAGATGAAGTATAG